In Brachypodium distachyon strain Bd21 chromosome 2, Brachypodium_distachyon_v3.0, whole genome shotgun sequence, one genomic interval encodes:
- the LOC100840411 gene encoding calcium-transporting ATPase 4, endoplasmic reticulum-type: MGEEAPAEAMAAGFPAWARTVEECEARLRVDKDKGLSSSEAAARLRSHGANELQEHPGPSMLQLVAQQFEDTLVRILLAAAAVSFALALSSSAGALTLSAFVEPLVIFLILVVNAAVGVWQETNAEKALEALRQIQSDHAAVLRDGEWVPSLPARDLVPGDVVQLRVGDKVPADMRVLRLVTSTLRVEQGSLTGETNSVNKTAHSVPAEDADIQAKECMVFAGTTVVNGSAVCLVVHTGMATEIGKIHLQIHEASQEDDDTPLKKKLNEFGEALTKIIGLICALVWLINVKYFLTFELDGWVPRNIRFSFEKCTYYFEIAVALAVAAIPEGLPAVITTCLALGTRKMAAKNALVRKLPSVETLGCTTVICSDKTGTLTTNQMSVAKLVAIGDVSGKVRSFKVDGTTYDPRDGKIQDWPAGRMDANLEMIAKVAAVCNDASVSHSSNQYVSTGMPTEAALKVLVEKMGLPEGKNGLSVDPSETLGCCRWWSNAAKRIATLEFDRMRKSMGVIVMSKSGSNTLLVKGAVETLLERSTHVQLQDGSVVPLDEKSRKAILESLHELSTKALRCLGFAFKEDLGEFATYDGEYHPAHKLLLDPANYAAIETDLIFAGLAGLRDPPREEVFDAIEDCRAAGIRVMVITGDNKETAEAICHEIGVFSPDEDVSLKSFTGKEFMLHDDKKALLRRKGGLLFSRAEPRHKQEIVRLLKEDGEVVAMTGDGVNDAPALKLADIGVAMGITGTEVAKEASDMVLADDNFSTIVAAVGEGRSIYNNMKAFIRYMISSNIGEVASIFLTSALGIPEGLIPVQLLWVNLVTDGPPATALGFNPPDKDIMKKPPRRSDDSLITPWILFRYLVIGLYVGIATVGIFVIWYTHGSFMGIDLTGDGHTLVSYSQLSNWGQCSTWNNFTVAPFTAGARTFTFDNPCEYFQAGKVKATTLSLSVLVAIEMFNSLNALSEDTSLLRMPPWVNPWLLLAMSVSFGLHFLILYVPFLAQVFGIVPLSLNEWLLVLLVALPVVLIDEVLKFVGRCTTSSGPKRRSKKQKGE; the protein is encoded by the exons ATGGGtgaggaggcgccggcggaggcgatggcggcggggtTCCCGGCGTGGGCGCGGACGGTGGAGGAGTGCGAGGCGCGGCTGCGGGTGGACAAGGACAAGGGGCTGTCATCctccgaggcggcggcgcggctccGGTCGCACGGCGCCAACGAGCTCCAGGAGCACCCGGGCCCGTCTATGCTGCAGCTGGTGGCGCAGCAGTTCGAGGACACGCTCGTCCgcatcctcctcgccgccgccgccgtctccttcgCGCTCgcgctctcctcctccgcggggGCGCTCACGCTCTCCGCCTTCGTCGAGCCGCtcgtcatcttcctcatcctcgtcgTCAACGCCGCCGTCGGGGTCTGGCAGGAGACCAACGCCGAGAAGGCCCTCGAGGCGCTGCGTCAGATCCAGTCCGACCACGCCGCGGTCCTCCGCGACGGGGAGTGGGTCCCCAGCCTCCCCGCCCGCGACCTCGTACCCGGGGATGTCGTGCAGCTCCGCGTCGGCGACAAGGTCCCCGCCGACATGCGCGTGCTACGGCTCGTCACCTCCACGCTCCGCGTCGAGCAGGGATCGCTCACCGGCGAGACCAACTCCGTCAACAAGACGGCCCACTCGGTGCCCGCCGAGGACGCCGACATCCAGGCCAAGGAGTGCATGGTGTTCGCGGGTACCACCGTCGTCAATGGCAGCGCCGTCTGCCTCGTCGTGCACACCGGGATGGCCACCGAGATCGGTAAGATCCACTTGCAGATCCACGAGGCGTCGCAGGAGGACGACGACACCCCGCTCAAGAAGAAGCTCAACGAGTTCGGCGAGGCGCTCACCAAGATCATCGGGCTCATATGTGCCTTGGTGTGGCTCATCAATGTGAAGTACTTCCTGACGTTTGAGCTTGATGGATGGGTGCCGAGGAACATACGCTTCTCCTTTGAGAAGTGCACATACTACTTTGAGATCGCCGTGGCGCTTGCTGTCGCCGCGATACCTGAAGGATTGCCTGCCGTGATCACCACGTGCCTTGCGCTCGGAACGAGGAAGATGGCTGCCAAAAATGCGCTTGTGAGGAAGCTGCCGAGCGTGGAGACTCTGGGCTGTACCACGGTGATTTGCTCCGACAAGACTGGGACGCTGACCACGAACCAGATGTCTGTGGCAAAGCTTGTGGCAATCGGTGATGTTTCTGGGAAGGTCAGGAGCTTCAAGGTGGACGGCACGACCTATGACCCCCGGGATGGGAAAATTCAGGATTGGCCTGCAGGAAGGATGGATGCAAATCTTGAGATGATTGCAAAGGTTGCCGCTGTGTGCAATGATGCCAGTGTGTCACATTCTTCAAACCAGTATGTCTCCACCGGAATGCCGACTGAGGCAGCTTTAAAG GTCCTAGTAGAGAAAATGGGACTACCTGAAGGAAAGAACGGGTTGTCCGTGGATCCATCTGAGACATTAG GCTGCTGCAGATGGTGGAGCAATGCCGCCAAAAGGATCGCCACACTTGAGTTTGACCGTATGAGGAAATCAATGGGAGTCATCGTTATGTCCAAATCAGGAAGCAACACTTTACTCGTGAAG GGAGCTGTTGAGACATTGCTGGAGAGGAGTACCCATGTCCAGCTGCAGGATGGTTCAGTCGTGCCTTTAGACGAGAAATCAAGGAAAGCTATTTTGGAAAGTCTCCATGAATTGTCAACGAAAGCTCTGCGCTGCCTCGGTTTTGCATTCAAGGAGGATCTTGGAGAATTTGCAACATATGATGGCGAATACCATCCTGCTCACAAGCTTTTGCTGGATCCAGCCAATTATGCGGCAATTGAGACTGACCTGATATTCGCTGGTCTTGCTGGCCTAAGG GATCCTCCGAGGGAAGAGGTCTTCGATGCTATTGAGGACTGCAGAGCTGCGGGCATCCGTGTTATGGTGATAACAGGAGACAACAAAGAAACTGCTGAGGCAATTTGCCATGAAATTGGTGTGTTTTCACCTGATGAGGATGTTAGCTTGAAGAGTTTTACGGGCAAGGAATTCATGCTACATGATGACAAGAAGGCACTTCTGCGAAGGAAAGGAGGCCTTCTGTTCTCTAGGGCAGAGCCTAGGCACAAGCAAGAGATTGTGAGACTGTTGAAAGAAGATGGTGAAGTGGTTGCCATGACTGGAGATGGAGTAAATGATGCCCCTGCTCTAAAACTGGCTGACATTGGTGTAGCAATGGGGATTACCGGCACTGAG GTTGCCAAAGAGGCTTCTGACATGGTACTGGCTGATGACAACTTTAGCACCATAGTTGCTGCAGTTGGTGAAGGAAGATCTATTTACAACAACATGAAGGCTTTCATAAG ATACATGATTTCCTCGAACATTGGTGAAGTTGCCTCGATATTCCTTACCTCTGCTTTGGGTATTCCTGAGGGTTTGATACCTGTTCAACTTCTATGGGTGAATCTCGTCACAGATGGGCCCCCTGCAACTGCTTTGGGTTTCAATCCACCTGACAAGGACATCATGAAGAAACCACCAAGAAGAAGCGATGACTCACTGATCACTCCCTGGATTTTGTTCCGTTACCTG GTCATTGGTCTCTATGTGGGGATTGCCACCGTTGGCATCTTTGTCATCTGGTACACCCATGGATCTTTCATGGGCATTGACCTCACTGGAGATGGCCACACCCTTGTCAGCTACTCACAGCTCTCAAACTGGGGCCAGTGCTCTACATGGAACAATTTCACAGTTGCCCCCTTCACAGCCGGAGCTAGAACTTTCACATTCGACAACCCCTGCGAGTACTTCCAGGCTGGCAAAGTGAAGGCGACGACGCTCTCCCTATCCGTGCTGGTGGCAATCGAGATGTTCAACTCGCTCAACGCCCTCTCTGAAGACACCAGCCTGCTCAGGATGCCCCCCTGGGTCAACCCGTGGCTGCTCCTGGCAATGTCAGTGTCGTTCGGGCTGCACTTCCTGATCCTCTATGTGCCGTTCCTTGCGCAGGTGTTTGGCATCGTGCCACTCAGCCTGAACGAGtggctgctggtgctgctggtcGCGCTCCCGGTGGTGCTCATCGACGAGGTCCTCAAGTTCGTGGGCCGGTGCACGACGTCTTCAGGCCCCAAGAGGAGATCGAAGAAGCAGAAGGGCGAGTGA